The Juglans microcarpa x Juglans regia isolate MS1-56 chromosome 8S, Jm3101_v1.0, whole genome shotgun sequence genome has a window encoding:
- the LOC121244622 gene encoding protein RADIALIS-like 6, protein MAAGQTWTAKQNKLFENALAIYDKDTPDRWQNLARAVGGKSVEEVKRHYQDLVEDLRQIETGHVPLPNYRSRTGGNNIKSHSTHPHG, encoded by the coding sequence ATGGCTGCAGGACAGACATGGACAGCAAAGCAAAACAAGCTGTTTGAGAATGCTTTGGCCATATATGACAAGGACACCCCAGACAGATGGCAAAATCTAGCCAGAGCTGTAGGTGGAAAATCCGTGGAGGAAGTGAAGAGACATTACCAGGATCTTGTTGAAGATCTCAGGCAGATTGAGACTGGCCATGTCCCACTGCCCAATTACAGATCCAGGACTGGAGGGAACAACATCAAAAGTCACAGTACTCATCCGCATGGATGA